A region of Chloracidobacterium sp. DNA encodes the following proteins:
- a CDS encoding carboxypeptidase regulatory-like domain-containing protein → MRCTFVFLLTAYCLPFTAQAQSTGGAKGKVRNNRDEAIADVSVTARKDSKDISTVTTNKKGEFAFNNLETGVYNFVFDKVGYASAIRYNIEVRPNKKVDLGDRLILVVDKGTLVLIQGSVFFKDGTSVTGAKVEVEKLNADGTTRSFPAVYTNISGEFTYRQPEGTAKYRFTAKYKDRTASKVIEVSSAAIYRIALNFDISRSDK, encoded by the coding sequence GTGCGTTGTACATTCGTCTTTCTCCTTACTGCCTACTGCTTACCGTTCACTGCACAAGCCCAAAGTACCGGCGGAGCAAAGGGCAAGGTACGCAACAACCGCGACGAAGCCATCGCCGATGTAAGCGTCACGGCTCGAAAAGATTCTAAGGATATCAGCACAGTTACGACTAACAAAAAAGGCGAGTTCGCATTCAACAATCTCGAAACCGGTGTTTATAACTTTGTTTTCGATAAAGTCGGCTATGCCTCCGCGATCAGGTATAACATTGAGGTCCGACCCAATAAAAAAGTCGATCTCGGCGACCGCCTCATCCTGGTTGTTGATAAAGGCACGCTGGTACTCATCCAAGGCAGTGTGTTTTTTAAAGACGGCACAAGCGTCACCGGAGCAAAGGTCGAGGTCGAAAAGCTAAACGCCGATGGAACAACCCGCTCATTTCCCGCGGTTTATACTAATATTTCCGGCGAATTCACCTATCGACAGCCGGAAGGTACGGCTAAATACCGATTTACAGCAAAGTACAAAGATCGAACGGCCAGCAAGGTTATCGAGGTCAGTTCTGCTGCAATTTATCGAATTGCTCTCAACTTCGACATTTCTCGCTCTGATAAATAG